The Carassius gibelio isolate Cgi1373 ecotype wild population from Czech Republic chromosome A8, carGib1.2-hapl.c, whole genome shotgun sequence genome contains the following window.
CCGTAGTTGCTCCTCTATATCGTCCAAAACCAGTAGTTATTTAGGTTTaacgctaaacacacacacatacataaacttATCTCGCTTTCTTGTATCATCACGCACCGTTAGCTCATGAAACAAAGAGaccgtgtgtctgtgtgcgtgtatCATAACTGTTACGGCTAGCAAGACATCCTCCGGCGCGGACAGGGTTTTATCCACATATAGCCTAACCGCAAAGTTAGACTTTCCTCACAACACATTGTATATTTATCTAAAGTAAAGCTGTAATTAGGGTGTTCGACAAATAATGGTATTTTAATGAATCTGATGGAATGTCAGAGGATTGTGGAGATTTACCCGGCTCAAGTGTCATGCTGTTTCCTAACAACAAAAGACAGTCGGAATTTGCATCGACACAACAGAGCCTGATCCATTACAATCCTGATACTTTTCTCAAATGAATTAAACTGGATTTAGAGCATTTtaggtaaaaaataataacattgatTAAATGCTTATTAATAAGTTAGTAAGTTCACCATCGCCATAGTGCATAGCGCTGGGAGCTGTCTACATTAGGAAAATGACCAACATCCTTGTTTATGAGGGTCACATACCAGCGATTTATAATATTCTGtataactgttttaaaaatactatccctattaatttgctttttttatcGAAATGACTAAACTTGATTTACAAATCAATAAACTAGTCAAATAGATAACGCCTTAAATTCAAATAGTCTATATGTCAGTTTTTACATCGGACATGTCAAACCATCTctggtaataaaataaatgtgcacaTTGATGATTCCATGAGCCACGCGGCAGTcggtgtgctctctctctctcttacacacacaaaacaaacgaTAACTAATATTTCTATGTGAGGTAAAGCAGAATGCCAACCTTGCCGCTGGCAGTGCCTCCGGCTACCCCGATGAGGAAAGGCTGCCTGACAACATGCTCATTTTCGGCTTGATTGTCCAACGTGCCGTCTCTGTCTCCTGCCATGCTGTCAGTGCGCACACTGAGGCTCGGACTGCTTTTACCACACAAGCAGCGGCGCTCCTCCTCCCTCTTCCATTCAGATGTGTCTAACCTTTTCCTTTGGAGCGTTTGTGTGATGTTACATTTGTTAGTAGGAATTAGCAGAGCTCTCTCTACTCAAAGTACActcattaaaacactttataaaagtgttATATACATGTGATTACTTTTTcatgtatatgtaaaatgtacAATGTCCTTCCcacaatattttttacaatattgtttCTCCAGCTCTAGAAATTGATGGTGTGATGGAGTATTGGCTGTTGAATtctattatttttaagaaaaatgaaATCATTTTAGAGTTGGTTggatgtttggattttttttttaatcaaatcttcaaacttttaaacaattacatagtATAAAGGCAAGACTCTAATATACttaatgtttgtatgtatgtatgtgtgtgtgtgtgtgtgtgtatatatataatattttagtttattatattacGCATATATAACACCATATAATGATATAtgatatcatatatatgatacaTAATGACATGAATATAAAGTATCttcatattacaaaaataattttgaaggAGAGCACAGATTCATAGTCCCTACCTGCTTAATTTCAGTGGATATGAAATTCGTCATGTAACATTAAATTGTtcagttaatattattattattattattaatattacatttatatagtgcacTACATTGTAAAAGAAATCTTAAATATCTGACCAATATAGAGGACAGAGATACACTCTGATGAGCAaagcagaaagagagaaacagcaCTAAAATGTACAAGGTGCACCTTTGAAAGCTGATCTAACCATGATGATATGAGAAATATTAATACTTTAGCACAACTttaatacaaaatgcattcaCATACAAAGTCCAAAAATcttaaatgcctttttttttaaatctcacccTTAAACAATTGAAATCCACAAGCAAATGTTCATTACTATAATTTAAAACGTtttttaaaaataggttttaatCAATTCGTCATCATTTACCTTTCTTGCAGAAATATAATGCCGGGTCACTGCCACTAGTAGGAGGAGTGGAGTCATGAGTTCATAGTGCAGCCACATTCAGCACCCACGAGGAAGCAGGGCGCACATTGATGATATCATCACAGTACTGCTGACGCTGCTGTAGTAGAGCTTGTGGCTGACCTGAAGTGTTATTAGTATCTTAAACGTTTTTCCAAAATGAGCACAATGTTTGCAGATACGATCCTGATTGTGTTTATATCTATATGCACAGCATTATTAGCGGAAGGTATGTACATGCTACGTTAGAATTGAGTTTTGCATATCAGAAATCAGTCAGCGAAAGGCCAGGAAAATGTCCGAAGCTCAGCAAATACAGGACAAACGCACGAGCTCTTGTAGTGCTGGATAACAGTTCGCCTTGCTCTGTTTCTACAGGAATAACATGGGTTCTGGTATACCGCACAGACAAATACAAAAGACTAAAGGCCGAGGTCGAAAAACAGAGTAAAAAACGTAAGTTATATGAACGAGACATGTTTGTTCTTTGATTGGATTTTAATACATGTGACCAATGATTACAATTCTGTAACATGTTACAgtggagaaaaagaaagagaccaTTACAGAATCAGCTGGGcgtcaacagaagaaaaaaataggtAAGATCATTCTAATGATTcttgcttattattatttatgtaaatgatgatgattattactattaacaaatagtaaaataatacgTATTACAGACAATTAGTAAAAAAATTGTTTCTGTTATTATTAACAATTAGTAAAAATGCAATTGTTATTATTGTGCAACATAAATGGAGCATTGTAAACTATAATGTTGTATTCAACAGAGAGACAAGAAGAGAAACTCAAGAACAATAACAGAGACCTGTCAATGGTATTCGAATATTTTCCACTGCACTTCtcaaatttatttttcatagttattttatttcttattcattcTCAAAGTTAACATAgtttacactttgttttgcaattgtgttaaagatattttaatttgcagGTCCGGATGAAATCGATGTTTGCCATTGGCTTTTGCTTCACTGCTTTGATGGGCATGTTCAATTCCATGTATGTTGACCCATTCAGTGCTTCATCACGGAGATGCTTTGTTATAAATGTTCAATAATATTGTAGGTTAATAGTGGTATGATTTGGTAAAGTTACCTGGAATCAGAACTTCacttctgtgtttttgtttttaatttcagctTTGATGGTCGTGTTGTGGCCAAACTTCCATTTGTCCCGTTGTCATATATCCAAGGCCTCTCACACCGCAACCTTCTTGGTGAAGATTACACTGACTGTTCCTTCATCTTCCTCTACATCCTGTGCACCATGTCAATTCGACaggtaatgtttatatatatatatatatatatatatatatatatatatattacttcagTGAATGGAGCATGATCCAAGTTGTAATAATGTAATGGCAGTTTTGAGGGAAGAGTTTTCCTGCAGTTGTGTAAGATCATTTTGGCTGTGATGCAACCAATCTTAATAATGGTAAAAGCATTTTGTGCTATGTATGTTGGGTAGCACTGATTTATCTCCAAGAAGGCATAATTGTGGTTCCACAGGTAAATTAAAGCCCAGCCACTCTTCAAGTAATCTCAGAATTTTATGCCAGAATGGCTGAACACAGATCACATGAAAATAAGTGGCCTCTTCTTCCTTACATTTCCAGAATAGATTATTTTCAATTGGTTATCGGCAAAAATCCATGCCGATTGTTGTCTGCTTTTCGTCCTTTGCTGGAGCAGCTGATAGTTTCCCGGGTTGGGTCCATTGCTGGAGTGGCTGAGAAGGCtctgttttcattatatatagtgcgagagcggcctctagtggctgaaatcactgacagcacgCGCTGTCTGTTCAGACCATagaccagggataggcaacttcggccctggagggccactgtactgcagagtttagctccaaccctaattgaacacacctgaacaaggcaatcagtgttttcgggattactagatagatacaggcaggtgagtggccctccaggactacagttgcctatccctgccatagactgtataaaaacatggacgtagtgtctgtgacgtcacccataggtttccgaaGAGAGTTTTTCAAACCGAAAGTGGGTGGAGCGAgcagtcgccatcttggcagcacgtcACTCTGGggtaatcgaaaatgggcaaaaaggcgggagtttgttgctgaagccacacccacctagcgcgacggtgGTGTCAGCAGCGCCAATCCACCTCTGACTCTATTGGCCACGCCCTtgattatgcagaactttaaggctaaatataaataaaaaggatgagttatataaaaaaaattcacctcgctcacagttgtcatgaagggcaaaattttctatttagaccaaaataattttttgcaccaggctgtaaactaTTTCCTGctataaagttgggcattttaacatgggaagTCTATCGTACTGACACCCTTTCGCAGCTAGCCTCAAGCGGTCAGttgatgaattacatttttagtcACTTTCTTGTTGGCTTCACAAGAGATAGTGGGAGGTTCCTGCTCGGTTCAAACACGTGACACTGCATGCTGAACAGAGAGAGAAACTTCAGACAGAAACTCCTGCCCCGCATAACAGCGCCATTCacatagttttccattaaattacattatattcacCCTGAATCATTGTTTATGTACATAATGAATTGTATATTGAGCATTTCCATCGAAACATTTGtctctaataaagtctgtatgtttAATTTATAGAGCTATAATATAGATCGCTCTTTCCGTTTGCTCCTTTTTTTTAATCACGAACTTCAAATTCTTGAAGTCCATTTGTGTCCGTTCgatgaataaataaactgttttagacCGCTGCTCGAGTTGAATGCGTTGCAAACGCGTGAGCAGAAGCATCTCATCACATGTAAAGAACTGTAaaggcaacccgtcaaaataaaagtccgatTTTGAATTAGAATGTAGAATGTACATGTGAAATGTACATGTGTACATAGCCTActgctaaaatgaaacaaactgtatttttaaggaataatcacatcaACATTTATTCAATATTTCCATAGTAAATCCCTTTGTttgcaacacaaaaaaaaaagtttgtttaattttaagtaattaaaagacaaaatttatgtttcatgccttgatttgataacaataaaaatgtaaataaacacagaatttttatgggaaaaaaaatcattaggcttctttaagaaaaaataaatgaagttgttttatgcgttcaaataattagacgtgctaaaacagaatttggtaactataaaaaaaaatatggtgaggaaaaaataaaacatttcatagagccctaattatgtattttttgttaaacttattaaattgatttgaaaatgtataagtttcatgattttatttaattagacttattttatgattaatttaactattaaaaaaggaGTGGAGTAAAATTGTAatggaaaaaa
Protein-coding sequences here:
- the LOC128018743 gene encoding calcium load-activated calcium channel; translation: MSTMFADTILIVFISICTALLAEGITWVLVYRTDKYKRLKAEVEKQSKKLEKKKETITESAGRQQKKKIERQEEKLKNNNRDLSMVRMKSMFAIGFCFTALMGMFNSIFDGRVVAKLPFVPLSYIQGLSHRNLLGEDYTDCSFIFLYILCTMSIRQNIQKMLGLAPSRAATKQAGGFLGPPPQAAKFS